Proteins encoded within one genomic window of Granulicella pectinivorans:
- the araA gene encoding L-arabinose isomerase — protein sequence MVNLDSLEVWFVAGSQHLYGPEALAQVSANARVIAESLAAEKTIPVKIVFKPIVTTTDEVRGVVREANASTACIGLVFWMHTFSPAKMWIAGLNSLDKPFLHLHTQFNKALPYATIDMDFMNLNQAAHGDREFGFITARLKLRRKVVVGFWQDAATVSEIAAWTRAAAGWHESRNLKVVRFGDNMREVAVTEGNKVSAEAALGYSVNGYGVGDLVARMNAFSDAEVNALVEEYRDTYTIRPEHDRADSIFTAAKIELGLRAFLVEGGFGAFTDTFQDLYGLEQLPGIAVQRLMADGYGFAGEGDWKIAALVRVMKVMAQGMTGGTSFMEDYTYDFAGTPKVLGSHMLEICPSIANAKPSLEVHALGIGGKADPVRLVFTAPAGPAVMASMVEMGSGFRLVVNEVDVMLPEEPLPKLPVARAIWVPRPNLKVGAAAWIYAGGAHHSGFSQALTTEHLEDFAEMAGVELLVIDNDTKLREFRSRLR from the coding sequence TTGGTCAATCTCGATTCGTTGGAAGTGTGGTTTGTGGCGGGGAGTCAGCATCTGTATGGGCCGGAGGCGCTGGCGCAGGTGAGCGCGAATGCGCGGGTGATTGCGGAGTCGCTGGCGGCGGAAAAAACGATTCCGGTGAAGATCGTGTTCAAGCCCATCGTCACGACGACCGACGAGGTGCGCGGGGTGGTGCGGGAGGCGAATGCTTCGACCGCCTGCATCGGGCTGGTGTTCTGGATGCATACGTTTTCGCCGGCGAAGATGTGGATCGCGGGGCTGAACTCGCTGGATAAGCCGTTTCTGCATCTGCATACGCAGTTCAACAAGGCGCTGCCGTACGCGACGATCGATATGGACTTCATGAACCTGAACCAGGCGGCGCATGGGGATCGGGAGTTTGGGTTCATTACAGCTCGGCTGAAACTGCGGCGGAAGGTTGTCGTCGGGTTCTGGCAGGATGCGGCGACCGTGAGCGAGATCGCGGCGTGGACGCGGGCGGCGGCGGGGTGGCATGAGTCGCGGAACCTGAAGGTGGTGCGGTTTGGCGACAATATGCGCGAGGTCGCGGTGACCGAGGGCAATAAGGTGTCGGCCGAGGCGGCGCTGGGGTACAGCGTGAATGGGTATGGCGTGGGCGACCTGGTGGCGAGGATGAATGCGTTCTCGGATGCCGAGGTGAACGCGCTGGTCGAGGAGTATCGGGATACGTATACGATTCGGCCGGAGCATGACCGGGCGGACTCGATCTTTACCGCGGCGAAGATCGAGCTGGGGCTCAGAGCGTTTCTGGTGGAGGGCGGTTTTGGGGCGTTTACGGATACGTTCCAGGATCTGTATGGGCTGGAGCAGTTGCCGGGAATTGCCGTCCAGAGGCTGATGGCGGATGGGTATGGGTTTGCCGGGGAAGGCGACTGGAAGATCGCGGCGCTGGTGCGGGTGATGAAGGTGATGGCGCAGGGGATGACGGGCGGGACCTCGTTTATGGAGGACTATACCTACGACTTTGCGGGGACGCCGAAGGTGCTGGGGTCGCATATGTTGGAGATCTGTCCGTCGATTGCGAATGCGAAGCCAAGCCTGGAGGTGCATGCGCTGGGGATTGGCGGGAAGGCGGATCCGGTGAGGCTGGTGTTTACGGCTCCGGCGGGACCGGCGGTGATGGCTTCGATGGTGGAGATGGGGAGTGGGTTCCGGCTGGTGGTGAACGAAGTCGATGTGATGTTGCCGGAGGAGCCGCTGCCCAAGCTGCCGGTGGCTCGGGCGATCTGGGTTCCGCGGCCGAACTTGAAGGTTGGGGCGGCGGCGTGGATCTATGCGGGTGGAGCGCATCACTCGGGGTTCTCGCAGGCTTTGACGACGGAGCATCTGGAGGACTTTGCGGAGATGGCGGGGGTGGAGTTGCTGGTCATTGATAACGACACGAAGCTGCGGGAGTTTCGGTCGCGGCTTCGGTAG
- a CDS encoding sensor histidine kinase, which produces MRLLRLVRWPLLLLLLIAVARGQGRPWAHEVWTTENGLPQNSVHAVVQGRDGFLWVATEGGLARFDGVGFAVFNRENTPAFTSDDLSSLVVDKDGALLVGSADGWVKYEDGVFRKAAEPDVTLPVGLGKPKGIPAGRVQATLRDARGGFWVGMDRGLYSPEGKVAAIGDASVLSLFEDREGDIWAGTDTGGLHVLRPQVFRGELLGKAVTAVTQGADGGMWAGTRGDGLFRVGGKHLTAKDGLLSDVVLSLAADRDGSLWVGTPDGLNHLLKGGKVEAMTSADGLPDDFVRSLYADRDGTLWIGTRRGLVHREGGRLTSVAGLPSDLIGAMVRMRGGDLWVGTLDGVARLRNGKVTAYGAKDGLVGSVVTSLVERKDGSLWVGTKDGGLSRLAGERFEGVLPGEVDDLVEDDRGGLWLTGSRGVMRVAEQGTGRFGAVSYGTGDGLPSEEMAGPGHPAAWKAVDGTVWLGTRKGLAVVDPAGLRGRVPVPAVVERFTVDDALWVGGEVIPPGHMRFAFEYAGLSFAAPSRVRYRYMLEGFDKGWVEAGGRRSAFYTNLGAGRYRFLVQAAGADGVWGESAVVAFRVKPRFYRTWWFLGLMVLVVGGLVGLGYWLRVRALRVRFDAILAERNRMAREVHDTLAQGFVGISLQLEVTGMMLAQGHVEGAKKQVDETKALVREGLADARQSIWELRSGAVDGGLPERMRSMVDRLKTESVRVELAVGGTYRALEPELEREVMRVAQEAVTNAVRHARAGLVVVDLRYQPVELTLAVRDDGAGFAPEQVASGRFGLVGMRERAERIGGRLEIESSAESGTVVRLRVPLVA; this is translated from the coding sequence ATGAGACTTCTGCGTTTGGTTCGATGGCCGTTGCTCCTTCTACTGCTGATCGCGGTGGCGCGGGGGCAGGGCAGGCCCTGGGCGCATGAGGTTTGGACGACCGAGAATGGGTTGCCGCAGAACAGCGTCCATGCGGTGGTGCAGGGGCGGGACGGGTTCCTCTGGGTCGCTACGGAAGGGGGGCTGGCCCGGTTCGACGGGGTGGGGTTCGCGGTGTTCAACCGGGAGAATACGCCGGCGTTTACGAGCGACGATCTTTCGAGTCTGGTGGTGGACAAGGATGGGGCGTTGCTGGTGGGCAGTGCGGATGGGTGGGTGAAGTATGAGGACGGGGTGTTTCGTAAGGCTGCGGAGCCTGACGTGACCTTGCCGGTTGGGCTGGGGAAACCGAAGGGGATTCCTGCGGGGCGGGTGCAGGCTACGCTGCGGGATGCGCGGGGCGGGTTTTGGGTGGGGATGGATCGGGGGCTCTACTCGCCGGAGGGCAAGGTCGCGGCGATTGGGGATGCTTCGGTGCTGTCTCTGTTTGAGGATCGCGAAGGGGATATCTGGGCGGGGACGGATACCGGTGGGCTGCATGTGTTACGGCCGCAGGTGTTTCGGGGGGAGTTGTTGGGGAAGGCTGTGACCGCCGTGACGCAGGGGGCGGATGGGGGGATGTGGGCGGGGACGCGGGGGGATGGGTTGTTTCGGGTCGGAGGGAAGCACCTTACGGCGAAGGATGGGCTTTTGAGCGATGTGGTGCTTTCGCTGGCGGCGGATCGGGATGGGTCGCTGTGGGTGGGGACGCCGGATGGGTTGAATCATCTGCTGAAGGGCGGCAAGGTGGAGGCGATGACGTCGGCGGATGGGCTGCCGGATGACTTTGTGCGGTCGCTGTATGCGGACCGGGATGGGACGCTCTGGATTGGGACGCGGCGGGGTCTGGTGCATCGGGAGGGTGGGCGGCTGACGTCGGTGGCGGGGCTGCCGAGCGATTTGATTGGGGCGATGGTGCGGATGCGGGGCGGGGATCTTTGGGTGGGCACGCTGGACGGTGTGGCGAGGCTGCGGAATGGGAAGGTGACGGCTTACGGCGCGAAGGATGGGCTGGTGGGGAGCGTGGTGACTTCGCTGGTGGAGCGGAAGGATGGGTCGTTGTGGGTGGGGACGAAGGATGGTGGGTTGAGCCGGTTGGCGGGGGAGCGGTTTGAGGGGGTTTTGCCGGGGGAGGTGGACGACCTGGTGGAGGACGACCGGGGCGGCCTCTGGCTGACGGGGAGCAGGGGTGTGATGCGGGTTGCGGAGCAGGGCACGGGTCGATTTGGCGCTGTGTCCTATGGGACGGGGGATGGGCTGCCGAGTGAGGAGATGGCGGGGCCGGGGCATCCGGCGGCTTGGAAGGCGGTGGATGGGACGGTTTGGCTGGGGACGCGGAAGGGGCTGGCGGTGGTTGATCCGGCGGGGCTGCGGGGGCGGGTTCCGGTGCCGGCGGTGGTGGAGCGGTTTACGGTCGATGATGCGTTGTGGGTGGGCGGGGAGGTGATTCCGCCGGGGCATATGCGGTTTGCGTTCGAGTATGCGGGGTTGAGCTTTGCGGCACCTTCGCGGGTGCGTTACCGGTACATGCTGGAGGGGTTCGACAAGGGGTGGGTGGAGGCGGGGGGGCGGCGGAGCGCTTTCTATACGAACCTGGGGGCAGGACGGTACCGGTTCCTGGTGCAGGCTGCGGGGGCGGATGGAGTTTGGGGAGAGAGTGCGGTGGTGGCGTTTCGTGTGAAGCCGCGGTTCTATCGGACGTGGTGGTTTTTAGGGCTGATGGTGTTGGTGGTGGGTGGCTTGGTGGGGCTGGGGTATTGGCTGCGGGTGCGGGCGCTGCGGGTGCGGTTCGATGCGATTCTGGCGGAGAGAAACCGGATGGCGCGGGAGGTGCATGACACGCTGGCGCAGGGGTTTGTGGGGATCTCGCTGCAACTGGAGGTGACGGGGATGATGCTGGCGCAGGGGCATGTCGAGGGGGCGAAGAAGCAGGTGGACGAGACGAAGGCTCTGGTGCGGGAGGGGCTGGCGGATGCGCGGCAGAGCATCTGGGAGTTGCGGTCGGGTGCGGTGGATGGAGGGTTGCCGGAGAGGATGCGGTCGATGGTGGACCGGCTGAAGACGGAGTCGGTGAGAGTGGAGCTGGCGGTGGGTGGGACGTACCGGGCTCTGGAGCCGGAGCTGGAACGTGAGGTGATGCGGGTGGCGCAGGAGGCGGTGACCAATGCTGTCAGGCATGCGCGGGCGGGGCTGGTGGTGGTGGATCTGCGGTACCAGCCGGTTGAGCTTACGCTGGCGGTGCGGGACGATGGAGCCGGGTTTGCACCGGAGCAGGTCGCGAGCGGACGGTTCGGGCTGGTGGGGATGAGGGAGCGGGCGGAGAGGATTGGGGGGCGGCTGGAGATTGAAAGTTCCGCGGAGAGCGGTACGGTGGTGCGGCTGCGGGTTCCGCTGGTTGCTTGA
- a CDS encoding translocated intimin receptor Tir, producing MSLMQRVKCVVTDSHFLIPFVVLLFGIGLLVALH from the coding sequence ATGAGTTTGATGCAGCGTGTGAAGTGCGTGGTGACGGATAGTCACTTCCTGATTCCGTTCGTGGTCCTGCTGTTTGGGATCGGGCTTTTGGTGGCTTTGCACTAA
- a CDS encoding GRP family sugar transporter, with product MAMEKQAAAKDGLSLHGLGVICGLTAGVWLGAAEAPTKLVNVGLSPFAVSLCMVAGVFTARWTFPTLLKGTSYVFADLMAKKHLIVWALLAGALWAVANTLTVFAIRDVGLAVAFPMWNANSLIGLLWGRVLFNELKGASTKTVTKVVVGGLAIVAAAIMLGFSTLHGGGAASQHAVRGILAAIGASFMWGTMYVPYRKAYISGMNPLSFVTAFTVGELVMVFSLGALLGGGAHALIAEVAHARGVLFWLFLGGFVWVIGDLFQQFAAKYLGIGRGIPLSNTNQLWGLAWGALVFGELATADRMHKFLVIGGSAIMIVGAYAISTAVADAKENSSTNEALLRECERYGLDYNRTVLSMAGEEFGDRSEKRRWWDYAIVAAATGVFIWLGIGAKVPQLAMDMRWVAVLGVALVVSLVAGGWSLYRRTRFS from the coding sequence ATGGCGATGGAGAAGCAGGCGGCGGCGAAGGACGGTTTGTCGCTGCATGGACTGGGTGTGATCTGCGGGTTGACGGCGGGTGTCTGGCTGGGGGCTGCGGAGGCTCCTACGAAGCTGGTGAATGTGGGGCTGTCGCCCTTTGCGGTTTCGCTGTGCATGGTGGCGGGTGTGTTTACTGCGCGGTGGACGTTTCCTACGCTGCTGAAGGGCACGAGCTATGTCTTCGCCGACCTAATGGCGAAGAAGCACTTGATCGTCTGGGCTTTGCTGGCGGGGGCGCTGTGGGCGGTGGCCAATACGCTGACGGTGTTTGCGATTCGCGATGTGGGACTGGCGGTGGCGTTCCCGATGTGGAATGCGAACTCGTTGATCGGTCTGCTGTGGGGCAGGGTGCTGTTCAATGAACTGAAGGGAGCGAGCACCAAGACCGTCACCAAGGTGGTGGTGGGTGGGCTGGCGATTGTGGCGGCGGCGATCATGCTTGGGTTCAGCACGCTGCATGGCGGCGGTGCGGCTTCGCAACATGCTGTGCGGGGGATTCTGGCGGCTATCGGTGCGAGCTTTATGTGGGGCACGATGTATGTGCCGTATCGCAAGGCCTATATCAGCGGGATGAATCCGCTGTCGTTTGTGACGGCGTTTACGGTGGGCGAGCTGGTGATGGTGTTCTCGCTGGGTGCGCTGCTGGGCGGGGGAGCGCATGCGCTGATCGCCGAGGTGGCCCATGCGCGCGGGGTGCTGTTCTGGCTGTTCCTGGGCGGGTTTGTGTGGGTGATCGGGGATCTGTTCCAGCAGTTCGCGGCGAAGTACCTGGGGATTGGGCGCGGGATTCCGCTTTCGAATACGAACCAGCTCTGGGGATTGGCGTGGGGAGCGCTGGTGTTTGGAGAGCTGGCGACGGCGGACCGGATGCATAAGTTCCTGGTGATTGGCGGGTCGGCGATCATGATCGTTGGTGCGTATGCAATTTCGACGGCCGTGGCGGATGCGAAAGAGAACTCGTCGACCAATGAGGCGCTGCTGCGGGAGTGCGAGCGGTATGGGCTGGACTATAACCGGACCGTGCTGTCGATGGCCGGTGAGGAGTTTGGCGACCGCAGCGAGAAGCGGCGGTGGTGGGACTATGCGATCGTCGCTGCGGCCACTGGAGTGTTTATCTGGCTTGGCATCGGTGCGAAGGTCCCGCAACTGGCGATGGATATGCGCTGGGTTGCCGTGCTGGGAGTCGCGCTGGTGGTGAGCCTGGTGGCCGGCGGATGGAGCTTGTATCGCAGGACGCGGTTTTCTTAA
- a CDS encoding LacI family DNA-binding transcriptional regulator, translating into MAVRLKDIARDLNVSVVTVSKVLRGNTDVSAETRKRVLKRMKELNYQPNMMARGLASGRTYTVGLVVPDLVHPFFAEFAKSLSGTLRTANVALILASSEEDAEIEQNEIRALLRRGVDVLMIASCQASLRNFYDLGDQKTPYILFDRNFAHLNAHFVGSNDVRVGEMATEHLIGLGRKRIAHIGGKNTSPSLDRLRGFKNAMADARLPIPEGYIAVRDRVEETGDSVGHSAMQDLLKLEPRPDAVFCYNDLTAVGAIEAVLEAGLRVPEDVAVIGCGNFRYAKYLKVPLSSIEHGTPELGRVAGELALELSAKPEQAPRSVLLEPMLVVRRSTGG; encoded by the coding sequence ATGGCTGTTCGACTGAAAGATATTGCCCGCGACTTGAATGTGTCCGTGGTGACGGTTTCGAAGGTACTGCGCGGGAACACCGACGTGAGCGCGGAGACGCGGAAGCGCGTGTTGAAGCGGATGAAAGAGCTGAACTACCAGCCGAATATGATGGCGCGGGGGTTGGCGAGCGGACGGACGTATACCGTTGGACTGGTGGTTCCGGACCTGGTGCATCCGTTTTTCGCGGAGTTTGCGAAGTCGTTGAGCGGAACGCTGCGGACGGCGAATGTGGCTTTGATTCTGGCTTCGTCGGAAGAAGATGCGGAGATTGAGCAGAATGAAATTCGTGCGCTGCTGCGGCGCGGCGTCGATGTGCTGATGATTGCGTCGTGCCAGGCGAGCCTGCGGAATTTTTATGACCTGGGCGACCAGAAGACGCCGTATATTCTGTTCGATCGCAACTTCGCGCACCTGAATGCGCACTTTGTGGGATCGAACGATGTGCGCGTGGGGGAGATGGCGACGGAGCACCTGATTGGGCTGGGACGGAAGCGGATCGCGCATATCGGCGGGAAGAATACGAGCCCGTCGCTCGATCGTCTGCGGGGTTTCAAAAATGCGATGGCGGATGCTCGTCTGCCGATTCCCGAGGGCTATATCGCGGTGCGGGACCGGGTGGAGGAGACGGGCGACTCGGTAGGGCATTCGGCGATGCAGGACCTGCTGAAGCTGGAGCCGAGGCCGGATGCGGTGTTCTGCTACAACGATCTGACGGCTGTGGGCGCGATCGAGGCGGTGCTGGAGGCCGGGTTGCGGGTTCCGGAGGATGTGGCGGTGATTGGGTGCGGAAACTTCCGGTATGCGAAGTACCTGAAGGTGCCGCTGAGCTCGATTGAGCATGGGACACCGGAGCTTGGGCGGGTGGCTGGGGAGCTGGCGCTGGAGCTTTCGGCGAAGCCGGAGCAAGCTCCGCGGAGCGTGCTGCTGGAGCCGATGCTGGTGGTCCGGCGGTCTACGGGAGGGTAG
- a CDS encoding TonB-dependent receptor: protein MQSKRWTAGSLRAMFRGWVPLVLSLLLLLPALSAHAQFESASVLGYVKDTSGASVPGASVTLTNVGTTIVQKVTTDREGRFEFPSVQIGQYQVESQASGFEGTKTAVFTVTTNARQRVDLVLKSGSVSEVVTVSAAPSLLETETSSRGLVVGTREVENLPLNGRSYADLVLLAPGVRKSTLQNQTTSSREASFNVNGQRSAFNNFLLDGLDNNNYGTSNQGFANENIPPSPDAVEEFRVETNNYSAEYGRTPGAVINVAIRRGTNQFHGRAWDYLRNTKLNAIGPFLPTGGNPKFIRNQFGGTFGGPIWKGHTFVFMDYEGVRQIFNNTNTTSTLPSVNQRNGMFYLNDDTSSAANAIPLRNPVTGKTYTGQIPLADMTPFARAVIAALPANTAAGLSNNYSYTPRGIINDDKGDVRVDHTFSQKLTIFGRYSQHAGYIFDPPGIPGRAGGNSNGNVAITNRDVAAGVTYAFRPNQLFDVRFGYSVNKGGKTPIGYGNTSLLTENGITDGLPVAATRDLNTQAITGFTQLGAQNSNPQFQNPTIYNPKFNYTWIHGANSIKAGYELQIVHTQVNDFNPSYGSDSYAGQFAANGSPANTTTTGSNPSLSTQLQQAQNLADFYFGNRNTYSITNYAVVNLRQRYNFMYLQDDWKPLSNVTVNAGVRYEIVSPQFEANNKLANFDPTTNSLIQASNGSIYNRALVNTQMNNLAPRFGISYQPTHNTVFRGGYGMVYTQWNRMGGENNLTYNGPNVVNASITQTNPTAATLCTSDTQAQSTCFRQTQQGYSNVLTTPAFFNPLNVVTRYIPKNTPVGYVQNYFAGIQQQAGGWILDLSYVGNKGTHLSTLADYNQATPCILATGCASYAARRPVTNFGQIEIAYGIGTSNYDALQFRVERRMKMGLYVVNSFTWSRAYDIGGSNLENAVGDTARVDYYQPNAGRGPSGYDQPLNDTLSVVYDLPFGRGRRFGANTNYITNALLGGWQATLINTVTSGQPMNILYSLSTSSGLFTSSYLNYRPNRVAGQPLQVKANRVKTNTALNGTLNSAAFAIPTVASGATNGMGNLSRNALRADSYYDTDFGMHKQLQLWNEHSFFEFRAEAFNVLNKTNYSAPATTFGSSTFGSVTSNFPARQLQLAGKIIF from the coding sequence ATGCAAAGCAAACGATGGACCGCGGGCAGCCTGCGCGCGATGTTTCGGGGATGGGTCCCCTTGGTTTTGAGCCTTTTGCTCCTGCTGCCGGCGCTGAGCGCGCATGCACAGTTCGAGAGCGCTTCGGTGCTTGGTTACGTGAAGGACACCTCTGGCGCCTCGGTTCCGGGTGCATCGGTAACGCTTACGAACGTTGGGACGACGATTGTCCAGAAGGTCACGACGGACCGCGAAGGCCGCTTTGAGTTTCCGAGCGTGCAGATTGGCCAGTATCAGGTGGAGTCCCAGGCATCTGGCTTTGAAGGTACGAAGACTGCGGTCTTTACGGTGACGACGAACGCACGTCAGCGTGTCGACCTTGTCCTCAAGTCGGGTTCGGTGAGCGAGGTCGTCACGGTCTCGGCTGCACCGTCCCTGTTGGAGACAGAGACTAGCTCGCGCGGTCTGGTGGTTGGCACGCGCGAAGTCGAAAATCTTCCTTTGAACGGCCGCTCGTATGCGGATCTGGTGCTGCTCGCTCCGGGTGTGCGCAAGTCGACCCTCCAGAACCAGACCACATCGAGCCGTGAAGCTTCGTTCAACGTGAACGGACAGCGCTCGGCGTTCAACAACTTCCTGCTGGACGGTCTGGACAACAACAACTACGGTACGTCGAACCAGGGCTTTGCCAACGAGAATATTCCACCTTCGCCCGATGCGGTTGAAGAGTTCCGCGTCGAGACGAACAACTACTCGGCGGAGTATGGCCGTACACCGGGTGCGGTGATCAACGTCGCCATCCGTCGCGGAACGAACCAGTTCCATGGTCGCGCCTGGGACTATTTGCGCAACACGAAGCTGAACGCGATCGGGCCCTTCCTGCCGACCGGCGGCAATCCGAAGTTCATCCGGAACCAGTTCGGCGGTACCTTTGGCGGGCCGATCTGGAAGGGACACACCTTCGTCTTCATGGATTATGAGGGCGTGCGCCAGATCTTCAACAACACGAACACGACCTCCACGCTGCCTTCGGTCAACCAGCGGAATGGTATGTTTTATCTGAATGACGATACGTCGTCGGCCGCGAATGCGATTCCGCTGCGGAATCCCGTTACCGGCAAGACGTACACCGGTCAGATTCCGCTTGCCGACATGACGCCGTTTGCGCGCGCCGTGATCGCTGCTCTGCCTGCGAATACCGCAGCCGGTCTTTCGAACAACTACTCCTATACGCCACGCGGCATCATCAACGATGACAAGGGCGACGTGCGCGTCGACCATACTTTCAGCCAGAAGCTGACGATCTTTGGCCGTTACAGCCAGCATGCGGGTTACATCTTCGATCCTCCAGGCATCCCTGGACGCGCCGGCGGCAATTCGAACGGTAACGTCGCCATCACCAACCGGGATGTCGCGGCTGGTGTCACCTATGCCTTCCGTCCCAACCAGCTCTTCGATGTTCGCTTCGGCTATTCGGTCAACAAGGGCGGTAAGACTCCCATCGGCTATGGCAATACGTCGCTGCTGACAGAGAACGGCATCACGGATGGTCTTCCGGTTGCGGCAACGCGCGATCTGAATACGCAGGCGATCACGGGCTTTACGCAGCTTGGCGCACAGAACTCCAACCCCCAGTTCCAGAACCCGACCATCTATAACCCGAAGTTCAACTACACCTGGATCCATGGCGCGAACAGCATCAAGGCGGGTTACGAGCTCCAGATCGTGCATACGCAGGTCAACGACTTCAACCCCAGCTATGGCTCGGACAGCTATGCCGGGCAGTTTGCAGCCAACGGCAGCCCGGCTAACACCACGACTACCGGCAGCAATCCTTCGCTGAGCACGCAGTTGCAGCAGGCGCAGAACCTTGCCGACTTCTACTTCGGCAATCGCAACACGTATTCGATCACCAACTATGCGGTGGTGAACCTGCGTCAGCGCTACAACTTCATGTATCTGCAGGACGACTGGAAGCCTCTCTCGAACGTCACTGTCAACGCCGGTGTGCGTTACGAGATCGTGTCGCCGCAGTTCGAGGCGAACAACAAGCTGGCCAACTTCGACCCGACCACGAACAGCCTGATTCAGGCTTCGAACGGCAGCATCTACAACCGCGCTCTCGTCAACACCCAGATGAACAACCTGGCGCCGCGCTTCGGAATCAGCTATCAGCCGACGCACAACACGGTCTTCCGTGGAGGCTACGGCATGGTGTACACGCAGTGGAATCGTATGGGTGGCGAGAACAACCTCACCTACAACGGCCCCAATGTCGTGAACGCCAGCATCACGCAGACGAATCCGACGGCAGCCACGCTGTGCACCAGCGATACGCAGGCGCAGAGCACATGCTTCCGCCAGACGCAGCAGGGCTATTCGAATGTGTTGACGACGCCGGCCTTCTTCAATCCGCTGAACGTTGTCACGCGCTACATCCCGAAGAACACGCCCGTGGGCTATGTGCAGAACTACTTTGCCGGCATCCAGCAGCAGGCCGGCGGTTGGATTCTGGACCTGAGCTACGTGGGCAACAAGGGAACGCATCTCTCGACCCTGGCTGATTACAACCAGGCCACGCCCTGCATCCTGGCTACGGGTTGCGCTTCCTACGCCGCTCGCCGTCCGGTCACGAACTTCGGACAGATCGAGATTGCGTATGGCATCGGAACCTCGAACTACGACGCCCTGCAATTCCGTGTGGAGCGCCGCATGAAGATGGGTCTGTATGTCGTGAACTCCTTCACCTGGAGCCGCGCGTACGACATCGGCGGCAGCAACCTTGAAAATGCTGTTGGCGATACCGCGCGCGTCGACTACTACCAGCCCAACGCGGGCCGTGGCCCTTCGGGCTACGATCAGCCGTTGAACGACACGCTGTCGGTGGTCTATGACCTGCCCTTCGGACGTGGCCGCCGTTTTGGTGCGAATACGAACTACATCACCAATGCCCTGCTTGGCGGATGGCAGGCTACGCTCATCAACACGGTGACCAGCGGCCAGCCGATGAACATCCTCTACTCACTCTCGACCTCTTCGGGACTGTTCACGAGCAGCTACCTCAACTATCGTCCGAACCGGGTCGCCGGCCAGCCTCTGCAGGTCAAGGCCAACCGCGTGAAGACCAACACCGCTCTGAATGGCACGCTCAACTCGGCAGCGTTCGCCATCCCGACCGTCGCATCCGGCGCGACGAATGGCATGGGCAATCTGTCGCGGAATGCTCTGCGCGCCGATTCGTACTACGATACGGACTTCGGTATGCATAAGCAGCTCCAGCTCTGGAACGAGCACTCGTTCTTCGAGTTCCGCGCCGAAGCCTTCAACGTCCTCAACAAGACCAACTATTCCGCACCGGCCACGACCTTCGGTTCGAGCACGTTCGGTTCCGTCACGTCGAACTTCCCGGCACGGCAGCTTCAACTGGCTGGAAAGATCATCTTCTAA
- a CDS encoding metallophosphoesterase family protein gives MKIDRRRFGMLGAQTVAAAATARAWSAMAAPASAERFHFAVVADPHIIDEFYVKGTENGVEDNTSILLTADRLTSARTLINSLEPKMEQVFVVGDCFHNYPSVDYDFYFKNKTRIDIAKEMFDGFNAPVHLGFGNHDYDVPRVSREMSHRLFAEKLKAKPYSSVDYKGFRFVHLNNFMGATWDKSSPEFNKTYGSLGEQQLNWFEGLLEDKKPTVVFIHYPLWIVRDVEVSDYGLHPLLKKHQETIQVVIAGHWHKWVDFAHTYGPQHYVSGATRYDENAYMLFEADAKKQKIRWMNQDLVDWSTHYSKPYKVRG, from the coding sequence ATGAAGATCGATCGACGCAGGTTTGGGATGTTGGGAGCGCAGACGGTCGCGGCCGCTGCGACCGCGAGGGCGTGGAGCGCGATGGCGGCACCGGCCAGCGCGGAGAGGTTTCACTTTGCGGTGGTGGCGGATCCGCACATCATCGATGAGTTCTATGTGAAGGGTACGGAGAATGGCGTCGAGGACAATACAAGCATTCTGCTGACGGCTGACAGGTTGACTTCGGCGAGGACGCTGATCAACTCGCTGGAGCCGAAGATGGAGCAGGTGTTCGTGGTGGGCGATTGCTTCCATAACTATCCTTCGGTGGACTACGACTTCTACTTCAAGAACAAGACGCGTATCGACATTGCGAAGGAGATGTTCGATGGTTTCAATGCGCCGGTTCACCTGGGCTTCGGCAACCACGACTACGATGTACCGCGGGTGTCGCGGGAGATGTCGCATCGGCTGTTCGCGGAGAAGCTGAAGGCCAAGCCGTACTCGTCGGTGGACTATAAGGGCTTTCGGTTTGTCCACCTGAACAACTTCATGGGCGCTACGTGGGACAAGAGCTCCCCCGAGTTCAACAAGACCTATGGCTCGCTTGGGGAGCAGCAACTGAACTGGTTTGAAGGGCTGCTGGAAGACAAGAAGCCCACGGTGGTGTTCATTCACTATCCGCTGTGGATTGTGCGGGATGTGGAGGTGAGCGACTATGGGCTGCATCCGCTGCTGAAGAAGCATCAGGAGACGATCCAGGTGGTGATTGCCGGGCACTGGCACAAGTGGGTGGACTTCGCGCACACCTATGGGCCGCAGCACTACGTCTCCGGTGCTACACGGTATGACGAGAATGCGTATATGTTGTTTGAGGCCGATGCGAAGAAGCAGAAGATTCGCTGGATGAACCAGGACCTGGTCGATTGGTCGACGCACTACAGCAAGCCTTACAAGGTGAGGGGATAA